The Drosophila yakuba strain Tai18E2 chromosome X, Prin_Dyak_Tai18E2_2.1, whole genome shotgun sequence DNA segment TAATTGAGGAGCTGAAGCATCAGCTCCAGTTGCAAGAGTCTCGACTGAGCAAAGCGGAAGAATTAACACAACAGCACGCCCTGGAAAAAGAGAAGCTAGCGAAGCGCATCGATGTGCTGACGGCAGGAAACGATCGTATGGCGGAAATGAAGGAGCGTCAGGACATGGATGTGCAGATGTACCAGGCTCGCATTCGGGAGCTCCAAGAAAAGCTTAGCCAACTTGACCAGTGGGGTGAGCCTACCACTACTGTCTCCTCATCGTTGAGCGGCGATGAGGCGGACAGGATTGAGAGCCTTCAGCAGGAGATCCAGCAACTGCGACAACAAGTAATCGAACTGGAAGATTTACGCAGAGGCGATGTATCCCAATTGGAAGCACTGCGACAAAATAGCGAAGGTTACGGTGGGGCGGAAAAACTTGCGAACCTCGAAGAAGACAACCAAAAATTGGAACTCCAGCAACTTCTCCAACAAGTAAGCGAACTGGAAGCCCTGCGCACACGCGATCAAGCCGAATTGGCAGCACTGCGTCAGAGTAGCCAGGGTCACGATGAGGCGGCAAGGATTGCGACCTTGCAGCACGACAAACAACAACTGGAGCTCCAGCAGCTGCGCCAACAACTAATTGAACTTGAAACATTGCGCACACGCGATCAAGCCGAGTTAGAAGCACTGCGTCATAGTAGCCAGGGTCACGATGAGGCGTCAAGGATTGCAGCACTGCTGCAGGAGAATCAACAACTGGAGCTTCAGAAACTGCGCCAACAACTAATCGATCTGGAAGATCAGAGATGTCAGGGTCAACAACTCTCGGTAGTCATGGACTCCAGAAATGATGAGCAAATGGCTCAACTGCAGGAGAAAGAATCAGAGATTGTGCACTTAAAGCAACGCATCGAAGAGCTTATGCGCGAGGACCAAACAGAGAAGCTTGTCTTCGAGATCCTGACGAAAAATCAAGAGCTGCAGATGCTACGCATGCAGGTCAAGCACTTAGAGGAGGACAAGGAAGATCAGCAGGTGTCCGCTGCTTCTTCAACGGATGGAGAGACAGTTGAAAAGCTAAAAAACCAGTGTCAGCAACTCCAGCAAGAAAAGTCTGACATGGAGGAGGAACTGCGTGTGCTTAACAATCATGTTCTTAGCAGCCTAGAGCTGGAGGATAGGATGAAGCAAACGCTGCTCCAGCTGGATACCAAAAACATTGAAATCACCGAGCTGCGTCGTTCTCTAGAAGTCCTGCAAAGCCAAAATCTTGTTCAGAATCCCGCTGCACAGCAAATACCCGATCTGTCAGCTATCAATCAGCAGTGGGAACAGTTGGTGGAGCAAAAGTGTGGAGAGGTGGCCAGCATATGGCAGGAGCATCTCTCTCAAAGGGAAGCTGCCTTCAAGGCGCAACTTGAGGAGGTtacccagcagcagcagagagAACTGCCACAAAGTCAGCAGTCCACGCAAGGTGATGCCACCAGCGACATAATGCTAAAGATGCAAAAGGCACTGGAAACGCAAGAAATGGAGATTGTGACCCTCAAGGAACAGCTGGCAATTCGTTCAGCCGAGTACGCTCGTCTAGCCGCCCAATACGATCCGTTCCGGCTGCAGAATCGTGGAGGACCCAGTGGAAATCCTGCCTCAACAACAGTCTCAGCTGGTGGACCACCATCTTTAACTGCCAACGAAACACTGCCCGAGTATGTGCTTAAAGCGGATCTAGACTATGCCCTCATGATGCTCCACCAGCGGGACATGCGAGTCGAGGAAATGATTGTGGAACTGGTGCAGTTGCTCGAGGAACGTGATCACCTGCAACTGAAGTTGTCCGACACACTGCGTCAGTTGGAAACTGAGCGGAGTCGCGTTAGCGATGAACGTAAGTCGGATTGCCACCTCtgagcatttttattatacatGTATGAAGCAAATCCTAACATTGGTTCTTCTGTATTCTATTGTAAAGCAGCAAGTGCCACGGCATCCTCATCAGCCGCCTCGAGCAGCAGTCCCAGCAAAATCAGCAGTGCTGGCAGCAACAGCGAGCTTCTGGGAACGACGAGTGCAGCGGGCAGTGACCTCAAGCAGAAGTGAGTGGTGTCCCACAGTATAAAGGAGTAAAGTCTTGATAttgttatttctgttttttaaaGGCTAGCTGAGTTGCAGACGGTGAAGCATTCCAAGGACAAGGTCATCGTAGACGAGCGTGAGCAGCGCCTACAGCAGATGCTTCAGCTGCAGAAAGACATGGCTAAGCAGGGCTCGGGATCGCAATCAGGACCAGGAACAGCAGCCACGgcaccaacagcagcaccagcaccaacaccaaTTGGCGTGGATCTTTGTGAGTGGACGCTACTAAAACGTCAACAAGTCTTTTCCCTAACCGAATCCACCGAATCCAATTCAAATTAACAGCTCAGTCGGGATTGCGTTCGCCATCGATGATGCTCATGGACTGGATActgggcaacaacaacaaggaggaggaggcgggcCACCAAACCTCTGGCTAACACATTTTCACTTCCCGGCGAGAGCGACCACGCATCCAGAAGCCTGGACTCCTACGCCTAGCTCTTTAATTACAAATCATTACTTAAACTTTAATTCTGGCCTTCCTTGTGCGGACAATGGCGATTAGCGTTCTTTATACAATATTATGTACCTTGGCTAGCTGAAAAGCTCTCCCCTTAACTGTTCGAGCCGTATTTCTGATTTGTTCCAAGCGCGTACGTTTTATGTTGTAGATAtgtaaaaattgtaaaaaacaaaacgaaatgaaacgaagctgaagaaaaaccagaaaacagAAATTTAAGAACTAATCCAAATGTGTTTCTCTAGGGGATTCTCAACAATTCTAATAACTGGTGATTTGAATGGATTTATAGCACAAACCAAGACGTCGGATGTATAATAAGCAACCATTGCGTTTccttttcgttttatttaaatttatttcaaatgaTATTTGATGTTTAATTAACAAtggtttaatttattttttcattgaGAAAAAAACACTTAGTTTTTAAGATTCATGctgtaaatattataataattgttgttctcttgtgtgtgagtgtgtgtgggctgTGATCTCCTCCTGCATCTCGCAATATCCGCCAGCTGCGACATCTACAtctttctttgattttgcgccTACGCCTATTTTGCGATGAGACTTTCGTGTGTGTGTAAAGTGTTTGTTGgttgatttcaattaaataatgcaaTTGAATGTTGTTAAATGTATCGAAACAATTTTTGAATGTTTAGTTCCGTTTCcacattttattataattattattatgttcaTATAtattgtgttttgtttttgctacaGCTGACATCAAGTACAATTTGCTTATGATTTGCTTGTCTTtatcatttgtttattttcacttcgctttttatttgtatttagtttatttttctgtatttctagttaaacatttaaatacgAGTGTTTCCACATGCATATGAAAATACAGCGATCATGCATGTCGGtgaatatatattcatgtatAAATCTATATACCCTTTTTCAATGCTTTGCaaactatataaaaaagtCGTAACCACGAACAATAGCAATGAAATGTGTTGGGAAATAATGATGTGAAACAAGTTGTTCTCGCCAGTTAAATGCCCGGTCTCTAAAAGTGTTAGACTCGCGAGCAATTAGATGGCCCTACGGAAGGAACCAAGTGAGTGGGTGTGCCGGAACTATATCTATGGATCCACGGGTGCAGTGTAAACCATGAACAACACGCGTTTGTTTAGCTTCTAGTAAACGTTTAAAAATGATTGATTTTCTTTGCACTTATTAGATCGTATATATCGGCGTGTCGGATACAATTAATGGATTTTTCATCAATTTCGGTGCCATTAGGCTGGAAATCGTTCAATTCGACCTTGGTTTGCTTATAGAAATTCAGTAtattcatataatatatatatatatatatatatatatatagcgtTCATtgggtggtgtgtgtgtgtttgtgtatgtggGTGTAGTAGTGTTACCACTGAAATGACTAAAACGAAACTtagtaaatgcaaatgccaaccaaaacaataatgattctatataaataagtatatatagaTCTCGTTTAGAGAGAAACAAACGGACAATGAGAAATAGAGATAGGACGAGGGGTGAGGTGAAGCAACTTTTCTTTTAGAGAGCGTCGGCCTTGCAgagcattttgtttttcttttatttcttgaAGCTTTTCATTGATTGGTTTTCCATACAAGtgtttcttttcaattttttttttgcattttgttaaaGGTTCTTGTCTTGACAAATGCTTTTCTGTTTTCGATTTAAATTTGACATCTAGGTCTATGTGGtggttgcaaaaaaaataaagcaaataaaaaagaaatgtaaaaaaCTAAAGTTTATTCTCGCACTCAAGTAACAATTTGGTTTTCCATTTAGATTCGTCGAGAAGGTATGATTAATGATAATTTTGGTTATTCTTTGAAATACTTTACTTTTCCGGGTTGAAAATGTATcaaaaacgaataaaaaaagcattttaaactaaaattcTTAATTAATAATAGCGAAAAAATGCAATCGAAAATCTGAGCAATTATACGTATGGGATCTTAGCggattttaaatatttcttgaGAGATTTTCCTCTTTGCGAAAATACGATTTTTACGTCTCTCCTATTTTACCCTTTctctgctgtttttttttattagctcAGGGACCAAGGTAATCATTCGTTATTATTCCTATTTTTAAGTATTGATTATTTTGTGAGAGATTCGTATATTCGTATTACTCAAAGTCCGGTTGCGATCATTCCCAGCGAATTCTTGTAAATACAGCTTAAAAATGTTGCGGATGCTTTACATTTAAATCATGTTAAAATTCGTATCAATATAACTGCAATCTGACTTTGAGCAATATTTTGGAGTTAAACAACAACTCTCACATCATAATCATTACTCTGAGCGATATTTGCTTCACTAACAAACaatgattatttttgatttttatcaTATCCGTATATATACGGTCCCCGGTTTAGTCAGCTTAACATTCGTCTCTGTGGATTGCTTCTTTTGCCGATTATGGATCTTaatgctcctgctgctgctgttgttctttcgttgtggttgctgttgttagttgctgctgcttttgctgttgctgtatGATGGTGTTGCCGCTGTTCTTGCTGTTACTTTTGCTGCACGTAGCATGTAGCATGTTGCTGGCGTTCGTTTATGGCATTCAGAGAAAGAATTTACCCAGCAGGAGGCTAACAATGGCCGCAGCAATGGCAATTGCAATGTAAAAGACCGGAATCTGCTTCTCAGCCAGGACTGGGGCATAGGGCTCATTCACCTGTTTGACGGCCGGCGAGCTCCGGTAACGTGTGACTTGATCCTGGAAAACGGTAAGacattaaaatacatttaaaaaaagagTTTATAGCATTAATTATAAATCTTCATGTATTTCTTTTAGCTTACCTTCAAGTGAAGATTCTCTTTTCGTAGTTCGATGTTGATTTCACGCAGCTCCTTAATCTCTCCGGCCATTGCCTCCAAATTCTTTGACACATCGGGCAAATTGGATGGCTAAGGTTGGGTAATATTTTGTCGttatttatgattatgatCGATCGAGGTGCCTGTTCGGCTTAACTTACCTTATCCACAAAGCTCTCCAGCTTCGGCTTGCTCTCGAGCGCTTCGCCGCTGGCTGAGCTAGTATTGGCCCCCGCGCTTCCGCCACCGGCAACTCCGGTTCCACCGGCAATGGTGCCACTACCGCTGGTGTTGTCAGCATTTGCCTCAGCGCGGGGCATCTCGAAAACGCACTTCAGTTTGGCGTCCATCAGCTGCTCGGGCTCCAGTTCCTTCCACTGCGGAAGCAAAAGAAGACACGTTGATCAGAAAAGGCTTATTCTAGTAAGAAAAAAACTtaccaatttatttaaatcggTTAGATCAGCATCGTATGGTGCAATGACGCTCTGCACCATGAACTTGTGCTTGTTCTTCTCCTGCTGATCGTAGATGAATGGCTGGAGGCAGACTATGTACATGCGGACGGGAACGTAAGTAACACGAATAGTATCGATATTATAAGGATTTCATTTGAGAAATACTCACTCTCCACCTGGGTCGATCGAAAGGGCATGATCTTGCCGATGTTTGGACGCACGCAGTAGCGCTTCGGGGCGGTTGTCTTGATCTTGAAGACCAGAGGCAGACCCTGGTTGCTGCGCAGAGTCATGATTGTGACAACGGGTCGGTTGAAGGGACCTGTAAAGGAAGAATAACAAAAGCAAGCCGTTGAAGGAGATAGGATAACGATACATCAAAAAACTTGAGAAAAATACTTATtttatgatatatatatatatatatatttctcagTTTTATTTGAGCtaatgttttttattagtttctgTTTTCCCTATGATATCCTGGTTTGAAATGATCTTCAAATAAAACAGGCATTATCGCACTTTCAGGAATTTGCTGCAGACCTTATCGCTCTTTTTATTGAATGCACCCGATTAGTCACACTCTATTGGCGATAGCCCCAACCAACCGAGCCACCCAACATTCGCACTTTCCCTACTTTTCCCACATTGCTACCTTCCTGATTTTCCCCACTCTCCCTGATTTTTGTGTCACGTCACGCTCATTGCGTCATTGGCCGAAGCAAgttcaaattaattgaattaaaagcaaaacaaaattgaaaatgggcACAAATGCCGAATAGTAAAATGAATATCGGGTAGTCGTACTTTGAGTACCCTTCATATTGAAGTTGGATTCACAACAAAAATGCGTAACTTATTTTGGAGTTATGAAGTGTATACTTTACAAACTCTTATGGTGAATTACTTCTAATTTAATGGCATTATTTTAAAAGGCTAGTATTAATCAGAATCTTTCGGATCAATTAGAAATCGAACGCAAGGGGTTTCTAACTTTCAAAAATCGTTTTGTCCAACATTTTTAGCGGACATTGAGggaaaaagcaaaacaaacaaaatactataagcatttttttttttttgttttttttttttgtttgttaacATGGCGTGTGCGTGTTTTCCTTTGGTGTAAGTGTGTGTCAAGGAAATTTCATTAGACAAAGTCGCGTCATGCATGTGTTTTCCACCCCTCGCCACCCACACCCTTCGCGGTCTAACGCGAAACGTGGGCGAAGGGGGTTGCAAAAGAATGGGGCTAAggctcactcacacacatatgtacaagtattaaaatatttgcgcaCAATGGAAGCAAAAGCTATTGCTTTTACTTGACTAGTTAACTAAACATTTACAACTAGATATTTTGAAAGGATAGAACGAAATGGTTgacaaaatacaaatgaaagtAATACTTCTGCATTATTTTTTACCACAATCAACATGATTGGTCACTTAAGTAAACATTGCATTCTGCAATTGAGACTTTGATAAACCAAGAGCATACTTCgcagaaaaattaaatgtttatgtaCTGGAAAATGCAGCTTGGCAACAGGAGTTTAATAACAATGTGATGACTGCCACTTGTCGCACCCACTGTGCGAGCTCTTTCCCTGTCACATTGCATTGTttttgccactgctgctgttgctttttggccaaaagtcaaGGAGCGAAAgacaagaaaaaattaaaatggccCATGACAAGtttatataaagtataaaaatatattgttagCCAAAAACGCGAATCGAGCAAGCAAGAGTGAGAGGGATGGCGAGTGCAAGTGAGAAAGAGAGCGACGCCAGCTGCCGGCATCAAAAGATATAATACATTTAAGagctaaagaaaaaaaaccggAAAGAAGCAGAGTAGTGAAACACGTAGACCCCGAAAAGAACAATAAAAGGTGTCCAAAAATCGCATgtacaagaacaacaaaaacaacggaAATTATTGATAAGCGAAGCGAAAGAGATGGGTATAGAAAGCATTGAGAGAGGGAGATGAAATGTGTGcgtgagagagagagagagagagagagtgagaacAGGGGAACTTTGCAGTTTGCTCTTTGCAACAAATTGGAGGTGAATTGGCTTTTTTGGTCGATATGCAGCGACCTTCCCGCAAAAACGTTAAAATAATGTGCATAAACTTACCCACAAAACGCAACTCATGCTCTGGGGTAATGGTCATCGGAGGTTCAAAGAGTTCTGCATCGCTCATTGTGGATTTGatcatttttgttgttgctgctgctgctacttctggtgttgttcttgtcgttgttgttgttgagaATTTCACTCTCTCCGCTTTGCGCCTCTCTTCGctttgattttagtttttgtgcGTCCTGTTTTTGCCTAGCTATTTGTTGTTCCTGTTTGCTGTCAAGAAAATTCACACGAAATTGTATTAGAATTCACACGCACGCAGAGATATAagacacaggcacacacaagTACAATAAACGGgggatttaattttttttgcttacGTTTGCGTTTTTTATACCAATATTTCAACAAAACTGCTCCTGTTTTTCTGCCTGTTTCGTTTTACTTTACTCGCCTCTTTTTTCGCTCTCACAGGCGAAATATCGGTAAATTTATGcgaccacacacacacgcatagactaaaaaaaaaaggaagagcgagagagactcacacacacgcacgggCTTTTACCAGAAAATgtcgagaaaaaaaaacaacgatCAACGTGCAATTTCTTCACCGACTTGCAGATGGTTTTCTGTCGATTAGTTTGAGTTCTGTGGTCTTCCACGCTTCGGCTTATTCGCAAACTTCAGTTGAAAacgcaaaatgcaaaaaaaaaccagataTTCTGCCAGCTAGTGATGTCAAAAAACACCGATGCATCGGCTATCgatatttttcgatttttttcctttaagAGCAACGCTTAGTGACGTATCGATATTTTCAAAACATCGGTCGTTAAAATAccttataaaaatattgtttttatgaatatgttttatgtcatttaatttta contains these protein-coding regions:
- the LOC6524282 gene encoding vesicle-associated membrane protein-associated protein B/C, with translation MIKSTMSDAELFEPPMTITPEHELRFVGPFNRPVVTIMTLRSNQGLPLVFKIKTTAPKRYCVRPNIGKIMPFRSTQVEICLQPFIYDQQEKNKHKFMVQSVIAPYDADLTDLNKLWKELEPEQLMDAKLKCVFEMPRAEANADNTSGSGTIAGGTGVAGGGSAGANTSSASGEALESKPKLESFVDKPSNLPDVSKNLEAMAGEIKELREINIELRKENLHLKDQVTRYRSSPAVKQVNEPYAPVLAEKQIPVFYIAIAIAAAIVSLLLGKFFL